A stretch of Janibacter endophyticus DNA encodes these proteins:
- a CDS encoding type II toxin-antitoxin system VapB family antitoxin — protein sequence MVRVGSPARREDNELHETVVVPGADPWWTRTNILIENDYVDRIMSRYGLVTKTEAVDLALRHLAGDPMTLDEALAMRGAHAIDDLPAETPPPGTRFVPRSGNESCAVSWTGSRS from the coding sequence GTGGTTCGAGTCGGCTCTCCCGCTCGTCGCGAGGACAACGAGCTGCACGAGACGGTCGTCGTGCCTGGCGCCGACCCGTGGTGGACGCGGACGAACATCCTCATCGAGAACGACTACGTGGACCGGATCATGAGCCGCTACGGCCTGGTGACGAAGACCGAGGCGGTCGATCTCGCCCTGCGACACCTCGCGGGTGACCCGATGACGCTCGACGAGGCGCTCGCCATGCGCGGAGCGCACGCGATCGACGACCTCCCGGCCGAGACACCGCCACCCGGAACACGATTCGTTCCCCGGAGCGGGAACGAGAGCTGCGCCGTCTCCTGGACCGGTTCCCGCTCCTGA
- a CDS encoding PIN domain-containing protein, with product MRSPERERELRRLLDRFPLLTFDAAADFDAAVSIYRPSRRHGVAPRGLIDCLIAAVALRHAAECLSQDRDLARLAEVVRPRLHPASLGR from the coding sequence ATTCGTTCCCCGGAGCGGGAACGAGAGCTGCGCCGTCTCCTGGACCGGTTCCCGCTCCTGACCTTCGACGCAGCTGCGGACTTCGATGCCGCGGTGTCGATCTACCGCCCCAGCCGCCGGCACGGCGTGGCGCCGCGCGGACTCATCGACTGCCTCATCGCGGCGGTGGCGCTACGGCACGCCGCCGAGTGCCTGTCGCAGGACCGCGACCTCGCTCGGCTCGCCGAGGTGGTCCGGCCGCGGCTCCACCCGGCGTCGCTCGGGCGGTGA
- a CDS encoding SIMPL domain-containing protein, translating into MRITVIGTHVASHEPEVGRLRLEVSRSGAEAAQVYDETVATVQAITADLRGLDGQGDLESWEVQPVATSSWTPHDPSGRPQAEEHTARSEVVAVFRDPEVLAGFAARHGSTPGLSQHPVVWELTDETRGRLRDEATAGAVVAAHERARVVAQAAGAGRVRCLAIADPGLLDRPGGEVEAMSLKAGFAARANHETVEPRPGRLEVRAEVNATFEADVDV; encoded by the coding sequence ATGCGGATCACGGTCATCGGCACCCACGTCGCGTCGCACGAGCCCGAGGTCGGTCGGCTCCGGCTCGAGGTCAGCCGGTCGGGAGCAGAGGCGGCGCAGGTCTACGACGAGACGGTCGCGACCGTGCAGGCCATCACCGCCGACCTCAGGGGTCTCGACGGCCAGGGCGACCTGGAGTCCTGGGAGGTCCAACCCGTCGCGACGAGCTCGTGGACGCCGCACGACCCGTCGGGCCGACCGCAGGCCGAGGAGCACACGGCACGGTCCGAGGTCGTCGCGGTCTTCCGTGACCCGGAGGTCCTCGCCGGCTTCGCCGCGCGGCACGGCTCGACGCCAGGGCTGTCCCAGCACCCAGTCGTCTGGGAGCTCACCGACGAGACCCGGGGCAGGTTGCGCGACGAGGCGACCGCCGGCGCGGTCGTCGCGGCGCACGAGCGGGCCAGGGTCGTCGCGCAGGCGGCCGGCGCCGGACGGGTGCGCTGCCTCGCGATCGCCGACCCCGGGCTGCTCGACCGGCCGGGCGGGGAGGTAGAGGCCATGTCCCTCAAGGCTGGCTTCGCGGCGCGCGCCAACCACGAGACCGTCGAGCCCCGGCCGGGGCGGCTCGAGGTGCGCGCCGAGGTGAACGCGACCTTCGAGGCGGACGTCGACGTCTGA
- a CDS encoding DUF4396 domain-containing protein has product MEHAHTDHHDHATHEDEQHDHAGHDMGGINRMAWSATLHCLTGCAVGEILGLMIGTALGLGNVWTIALAVGLAFLFGYSFSTLPLVRTGLGIGAALSIVFAADTLSILTMEVVDNLVMAVIPGAMDAGLVNPIFWIGMTIALAVAAVAAFPVNRYLLQRGKGHALTHEHHGADPVTTGWRRFVPAPATSTLVAVILAFMIGGLVVSVAEALGA; this is encoded by the coding sequence ATGGAGCACGCACACACCGACCACCACGACCACGCCACGCACGAGGACGAGCAGCACGACCACGCCGGCCACGACATGGGCGGCATCAACCGGATGGCCTGGAGCGCCACCTTGCACTGCCTCACCGGCTGCGCCGTCGGCGAGATCCTCGGCCTGATGATCGGCACCGCCCTCGGCCTGGGCAACGTCTGGACCATCGCACTCGCGGTCGGGCTGGCGTTCCTCTTCGGCTACTCCTTCTCGACCCTCCCGCTCGTGAGGACCGGGCTGGGCATCGGGGCCGCCCTGAGCATCGTCTTCGCCGCTGACACCCTGTCGATCCTCACGATGGAGGTCGTCGACAACCTCGTCATGGCCGTCATCCCCGGCGCGATGGACGCGGGGCTGGTCAACCCGATCTTCTGGATCGGCATGACCATCGCGCTCGCCGTCGCCGCAGTGGCCGCCTTCCCGGTCAACCGATACCTGCTGCAGCGAGGCAAGGGGCACGCCCTGACCCACGAGCATCACGGGGCGGACCCGGTGACGACGGGGTGGCGACGCTTCGTCCCGGCGCCGGCGACCTCGACCCTCGTCGCCGTGATCCTCGCCTTCATGATCGGCGGGCTCGTCGTCTCCGTCGCGGAGGCCCTCGGCGCCTGA
- a CDS encoding alpha/beta hydrolase, with product MSRHPLRPLTRRLVYPAPVWDRVAVGDDLVETADGHALLHRPGPADGWTVVYCHGNGSDLGTVAPLADLFEREGVGFAAVEYPGYGPVRGRLHEAGLVEAAAAGVAELRRRGVPQARTVLVGESLGSAVAARLAVDGAGAGLVLVSPFTSMTAMFRTFVPKLPAFVVPDRFDTESVAEQIEVPTLLLHGSEDTLVPPAMSEALGGLIEGSRRVVVEGRGHNTLWEAPSQVLRVVVGFVRELAD from the coding sequence GTGAGTCGTCACCCCCTTCGCCCGCTGACGCGTCGGCTGGTCTACCCGGCCCCGGTGTGGGACCGGGTCGCCGTCGGCGACGATCTCGTCGAGACCGCGGACGGGCACGCACTGCTTCACCGCCCGGGTCCCGCTGACGGGTGGACCGTCGTCTACTGCCACGGCAACGGCAGCGACCTCGGGACCGTCGCGCCGCTGGCCGACCTCTTCGAGCGCGAAGGGGTGGGCTTCGCGGCCGTGGAGTACCCCGGCTACGGGCCGGTCCGTGGGCGGCTGCACGAGGCGGGCCTCGTCGAGGCGGCGGCCGCGGGTGTGGCCGAGCTGCGGCGAAGGGGTGTGCCGCAGGCGCGCACCGTGCTCGTCGGTGAGTCGCTCGGCAGCGCGGTCGCGGCCCGGCTCGCCGTGGACGGGGCCGGGGCGGGGCTCGTCCTCGTCTCGCCCTTCACGTCGATGACGGCGATGTTCCGGACCTTCGTGCCGAAGCTGCCCGCCTTCGTCGTGCCGGACCGCTTCGACACCGAGTCCGTCGCCGAGCAGATCGAGGTGCCGACGCTGCTGCTCCACGGCTCCGAGGACACCCTCGTGCCGCCCGCGATGAGCGAGGCCCTCGGCGGGCTCATCGAAGGGTCGCGGCGGGTCGTCGTCGAGGGACGCGGCCACAACACGCTGTGGGAGGCACCGAGCCAGGTGCTGCGCGTGGTCGTGGGGTTCGTGCGGGAGCTCGCGGACTGA